One segment of Candidatus Poribacteria bacterium DNA contains the following:
- a CDS encoding DUF1854 domain-containing protein, whose product MQNQNIEKQTTLAAAPTVKPVPPESDDFTPRYFNAADLTFTRSEVGTARLEIRNDACHLRVVVRRLMPLSNPESYISLAVDEDTEIGILVNPSELTRESQKILQEELDKRYFTPTIQKVYRVKEQFGIHEWEVETERGRVTFSVRGLNQNIKQVPPARLFVTDVRGNRYDIPDYRKLDVQSYQQIQRHL is encoded by the coding sequence ATGCAGAACCAAAACATAGAAAAACAAACCACGCTCGCTGCGGCACCCACAGTGAAGCCGGTTCCCCCTGAATCGGATGACTTCACGCCGCGCTACTTCAATGCCGCCGACCTGACCTTCACGCGCTCCGAAGTGGGAACGGCGCGACTTGAAATTCGGAATGACGCCTGCCATCTGCGGGTAGTGGTGCGGCGGTTGATGCCACTCAGCAATCCCGAGAGTTACATCTCGCTTGCCGTGGATGAGGACACCGAAATTGGGATCCTCGTGAATCCATCGGAACTGACACGAGAAAGTCAAAAAATCCTGCAGGAAGAGTTGGATAAACGGTATTTCACGCCGACAATTCAGAAGGTTTATCGGGTGAAGGAACAATTCGGCATCCATGAATGGGAGGTTGAAACGGAGCGAGGGCGGGTGACGTTCTCGGTGCGTGGGTTGAATCAGAACATCAAACAGGTGCCACCTGCCCGACTTTTTGTGACGGATGTCCGCGGGAACCGATATGATATTCCAGATTACCGGAAGTTAGATGTGCAGAGTTATCAGCAGATTCAACGGCATCTCTAA
- a CDS encoding ABC transporter ATP-binding protein encodes MVFVIAGTLISLVPPYFSRILIDDILMPSDVDTAASAASSTWLGSIFRDIPSAALALSIAVGTLLGIQIIREIFTIFRLRLGAWLTFRVAANIRAHVYQHLHNLSIRFFDKRKTGTVISHITEDSERLQDFMLEGLSFLAVELLLFFGIGGMLFWMNWKLACFILIPIPIIVFGAGWFWKKVRSLWHRAWRRRSKLFDVVNDSVSGIRVVRAFGQQRSEVNRFADANVDARDYETHAEMIWATYYPPLMFAVQLGSLIVWYVGGLNIIGGTMTFGTLMAFHAYLMMFYEPLRYISPLINWASRSMTAAERLFEVIDSQPEQLDDGSLKAMPNITGEVKFHNMTFGYDSHKPVLRDISLHVKPGEMIGLVGHSGAGKSTLINLICRFYTPDSGRLEIDGEDIKQIDLKDLRRQIGVVLQEPYLFSGTIAENIAYAHPDATMEDIITAAKAANAHEFIVKFPDGYDTEVGERGGRLSGGERQRISIARAILHNPRILILDEATSSVDVETEKKIQQAIDRLVQNRTTFAIAHRLSTLRNADRLFVIEKGKGVECGSHEELMEQKGIYYKLVETQREAANVRAASQAVER; translated from the coding sequence ATGGTCTTCGTGATTGCTGGCACCCTCATCTCTTTAGTACCGCCGTATTTCTCCCGTATCCTGATTGACGATATCCTGATGCCGAGTGATGTCGATACCGCTGCCTCGGCAGCATCGAGCACATGGTTAGGCTCTATTTTCCGAGACATTCCATCGGCGGCATTGGCTTTGTCCATTGCTGTAGGGACCCTATTAGGCATACAAATTATCCGTGAAATTTTCACAATTTTTCGGTTACGTTTAGGGGCATGGCTGACGTTCCGCGTCGCTGCGAATATTCGAGCACACGTCTATCAGCACTTGCACAACTTGTCAATCCGATTCTTCGATAAACGGAAAACTGGGACGGTTATCTCGCATATCACAGAGGACAGTGAACGGCTTCAGGACTTTATGTTAGAGGGTCTCTCGTTTCTCGCGGTAGAGCTGTTGCTTTTCTTCGGGATTGGCGGGATGCTGTTCTGGATGAACTGGAAACTGGCGTGCTTCATCTTAATCCCGATTCCGATCATTGTCTTTGGAGCGGGTTGGTTCTGGAAAAAAGTGCGCAGTCTTTGGCATCGCGCCTGGCGGCGTCGCTCGAAATTGTTCGATGTCGTCAACGATTCAGTATCCGGCATTCGGGTCGTCCGTGCGTTCGGACAACAACGGAGCGAAGTGAACAGGTTCGCCGATGCGAACGTAGATGCCCGAGACTATGAAACGCATGCTGAGATGATCTGGGCGACCTATTATCCACCCCTGATGTTCGCCGTCCAGTTAGGGTCTCTCATCGTTTGGTATGTCGGGGGTCTCAACATTATCGGTGGGACAATGACGTTCGGGACCTTGATGGCGTTCCACGCATACCTGATGATGTTCTACGAACCGTTACGCTATATCAGCCCGCTGATTAACTGGGCTTCCCGCTCAATGACGGCGGCAGAACGACTTTTTGAAGTCATTGACTCACAACCGGAACAATTGGACGATGGCAGCCTTAAAGCGATGCCGAACATTACTGGAGAAGTCAAATTCCACAACATGACGTTCGGTTACGATTCGCACAAACCGGTGCTTCGAGACATCAGCCTACACGTGAAACCGGGAGAGATGATTGGACTCGTTGGACATTCGGGGGCGGGGAAATCGACGCTTATTAATTTGATTTGTCGGTTCTATACGCCGGACTCTGGACGTTTAGAGATCGATGGTGAGGACATCAAGCAGATTGACCTCAAGGATTTGCGCCGCCAGATTGGTGTCGTGTTACAGGAACCGTATCTGTTCAGTGGGACTATCGCCGAGAATATCGCCTACGCGCATCCCGATGCGACCATGGAAGATATTATCACGGCAGCGAAGGCGGCAAACGCCCACGAATTCATCGTCAAGTTCCCAGACGGCTACGATACGGAAGTCGGTGAACGCGGCGGACGGCTATCGGGCGGCGAACGACAACGCATCTCTATCGCACGGGCGATTTTACACAACCCGCGGATTCTGATTCTCGATGAAGCCACCTCATCCGTGGATGTGGAGACGGAGAAGAAAATCCAACAGGCAATCGACAGGCTTGTTCAGAACCGAACGACATTTGCGATTGCTCACCGGCTTTCTACGCTCCGAAATGCCGACCGATTGTTCGTGATTGAAAAAGGGAAAGGTGTTGAGTGCGGTTCTCACGAAGAACTCATGGAACAGAAAGGTATCTATTACAAACTCGTAGAAACCCAACGCGAAGCCGCTAATGTTCGCGCAGCATCGCAAGCCGTGGAGAGATAG